Proteins found in one Coffea eugenioides isolate CCC68of chromosome 5, Ceug_1.0, whole genome shotgun sequence genomic segment:
- the LOC113770016 gene encoding mediator of RNA polymerase II transcription subunit 9-like produces MDHYGGNWSMISNVQTLSSSSNPSTPSSTQDQHHLFLQQQPPLYQQQQQQQQHCFSQQQQQHQSLASHFHLLHLVENLADAIENGTRDQHSDALVTELNSQFDKCQQLLNSISGSINSRSMTVEGQKHKLEETEQLLNQRRDLISKYTNSVEELINSEL; encoded by the exons ATGGATCACTACGGAGGAAATTGGTCAATGATCTCAAACGTCCAGACtctcagcagcagcagcaacccTTCTACTCCCTCCTCCACTCAGGATCAACACCACCTCTTCCTCCAACAACAGCCACCGCTGTATCAGCAGCAacaacagcagcagcaacatTGTTTTTcccagcagcagcagcagcaccaGTCACTTGCATCTCATTTCCATCTTCTACAC CTAGTGGAAAACTTAGCAGATGCTATAGAGAATGGAACTCGAGATCAGCATTCAGATGCACTA GTTACCGAATTGAACAGCCAATTTGACAAGTGTCAACAGCTGCTAAACTCAATTTCGGGTTCAATCAACTCCAGATCCATG ACAGTCGAGGGACAAAAGCATAAACTAGAGGAAACTGAACAGTTATTGAATCAGCGAAG GGAtcttatttccaagtatacaaACTCTGTTGAAGAGCTTATCAACTCTGAACTATAA
- the LOC113772294 gene encoding uncharacterized protein LOC113772294: protein MSAYKAFKACVPIEWSDKLYITLVRGMPGTRELHRRTLEALHLRKCNRTVVRKNTPTVRGMLQQVKRLVAIETKEMYEARKQREANQRALCPPLVVSHHPAPKTDSSQ from the exons ATGAGTGCTTACAAGGCTTTTAaagcatgtgtgccaattgaatGGAGTGATAAGCTGTATATAACCCTTGTTAGGGGTATGCCCGGAACCAGGGAGCTCCATAGGCGGACATTAGAGGCGCTGCACCTCCGCAAATGCAACCGCACGGTTGTGCGGAAAAATACTCCTACAGTTCGTGGAATGCTTCAGCAG GTGAAAAGATTGGTTGCGATTGAGACGAAGGAAATGTACGAGGCTCGGAAACAAAGAGAGGCTAATCAGAGAGCTCTGTGCCCACCGTTGGTTGTCAGTCATCATCCTGCTCCAAAGACTGATTCCTCTCAGTAA